Proteins found in one Pseudorasbora parva isolate DD20220531a chromosome 11, ASM2467924v1, whole genome shotgun sequence genomic segment:
- the LOC137092857 gene encoding E3 ubiquitin-protein ligase TRIM39-like produces MDSKSAEDPTCPICYEIFKVPVFLSCTHSICKACLQQFWKTQETQECPVCRRRSSRGDPPVNLELKNLCESLVKERNERRSSESEEICSLHSEKLKLFCLEDKQPVCLVCRDSEKHAKHTFRPISEVVSTYKEEFNTALTSLQNKLKHGEEIKGECDKTIHHIESQAEHTERQIKEEFEKLHQFLRDEEEATITALREEEEQKKQRMKEKLEEMNTHISALSHTIRDMEEMMKANDVSFLKNFNASMERVQIPQPDPRMSSGALIDVSRYLGNLRSRVWKKILETVQHTPLTLDPNTAHPRLTLSSDLTSVCVSVSNEDKTLPDNPERFDEYPCVLGSEGFNSGTHCWDVCHMPVGDNTDWTLGITTASNQMKGEDFFKSNVWCVWHWNSEYFSQSPDQPFTVFPVKVKLQRVRVQLDYDRGTVSFSDPVTNTHLLTFRTSFTETVFPFLYNLSRTSPLRILPVKLIITAENHS; encoded by the exons ATGGATTCAAAATCTGCTGAAGATCCTACTTGTCCTATTTGCTATGAAATTTTCAAGGTTCCTGTTTTTCTGTCCTGTACTCACAGTATTTGTAAAGCGTGTCTGCAACAGTTCTGGAAAACTCAGGAAACTCAGGAGTGTCCCGTCTGCAGGAGAAGATCCTCAAGAGGTGATCCTCCAGTTAATCTAGAGTTAAAAAACTTGTGTGAATCATTGGTAAAGGAGAGAAATGAGAGGCGTTCATCAGAGTCTGAGGAGATCTGCAGTTTACACAGTGAGAAACTCAAACTCTTCTGTCTGGAGGACAAACAGCCTGTGTGTTTAGTGTGCAGAGACTCAGAGAAACACGCCAAACACACATTCAGACCCATCAGTGAAGTGGTTTCAACTTACAAG GAGGAATTTAATACAGCGCTGACGTCCTTACAAAACAAGCTCAAACATGGAGAAGAAATAAAAGGAGAGTGTGATAAAACAATCCACCACATCGAG TCTCAAGCTGAGCACACAGAGCGTCAGATTAAAGAAGAGTTTGAGAAGCTTCATCAGTTTCTCAGAGACGAAGAAGAAGCTACAATCACTGCACTGAGGGAGGAAGAGGAGCAGAAGAAGCAGAGGATGAAGGAGAAGCTGGAggagatgaacacacacatctcagctctttcacacacaatcaGAGACATGGAGGAGATGATGAAAGCCAATGACGTCTCGTTTCTAAAG AACTTTAACGCCTCAATGGAAAG AGTCCAGATCCCACAGCCGGATCCACGGATGAGTTCTGGAGCTTTGATTGATGTGTCCCGTTATCTGGGTAACCTGCGGTCCAGAGTCTGGAAGAAGATCCTGGAAACTGTCCAACACA CTCCGTTGACTCTTGatccaaacacagcacatcctcGTCTCACACTCTCGTCTGATctgaccagtgtgtgtgtgtcagtcagtAATGAAGATAAAACACTTCCTGATAATCCAGAGAGGTTTGACGAGTATCCATGTGTCCTGGGATCTGAGGGCTTTAACTCAGGAACACACTGCTGGGAtgtgtgtcacatgcct GTCGGTGACAATACGGACTGGACTCTTGGAATAACCACAGCATCAAACCAGATGAAGGGAGAGGATTTCTTCAAGTCTAATGTCTGGTGTGTGTGGCACTGGAACAGCGAATACTTCTCACAATCCCCAGATCAACCCTTCACTGTCTTTCCTGTTAAAGTGAAGCTTCAGCGTGTGAGAGTTCAGCTGGACTATGACAGAGGAACAGTGTCATTCTCTGATCCTGTaactaacacacatttactcacaTTCAGGACGTCCTTCACTGAGACTGTCTTTCCATTCTTATATAATCTCAGCAGAACTTCCCCTCTGAGGATCTTACCAGTTAAACTGATTATTACAGCAGAAAATCACAGTTAA